The following coding sequences lie in one Polluticoccus soli genomic window:
- a CDS encoding translocation/assembly module TamB domain-containing protein: MRKALRISAIVVTGLLLLVTIIMLWLTTNSGKNFLRLRIISYMEKRLHTDVQIGKLDYKLPERVELFDVYFGDQRKDTLLSARHMRVNIDMVRLLTNQVQIEEIQIDNAVSHLYRKVPDTAFNFDYVVKAFVAPPNPQAQDAPTDSTGRIQLDIRRLILNKVYVSYDDYTGGDRFAIGIDTLQTTVNKVDPYNHDYRIDALYINGMKSSFNMDTSYLVKKPKKGGLLPNVTFREINLKNIIFNFKNNNDQIAFDLNIGLLFTHPEMVNLRTQDIMVNDLRLDSSNIVLQMGRKAAARAEKLVKTNPVQSKKWRFIAKTVKMNGIDYKMDNAAMQPLSYGLDYAHLNLHNIVVDAQDLRYTTDTISANVRHLAAADKSGLDVKDLRTVFMYHPEGMYFRNLYLQTSRSILHDYAAVSFPSIKALKERPQLAKVQANLENSTLGVQDVLLFAPQLRKLPFFNKYQNEIVKITLVGDGQVSALNIKRFQLQGFDNSYVDVSGIVTGAPDPRSIRYSFNIRQLQSKESVAAPWVPRATLKTMDLPSAFSVNGKISGTVSSANMDLIATTTDGNVTVKGPVAFGRRGRETYDLYVKADRLNIGKIIMQPKTVGKVTGTFYARGQGFDINYMNAVVRGDVASATVLGYTYRNAHVNATIDRKTADIDINSKDPNANLSFKGSIDFGKKYPAIYGKLVSVNLDLQKLGFTPNPLRIAGTFEADISSLNPDYPVGSVYADKPVVWVNGERFQLDSVYVSSTPSDDSGNYIVINTGDIQAIISGHTPLTQIGNIVQSHINRHYAISAIDSVRAIRSAPAHYDLAVNAFVKDGAMIRALVPGLQSMDTARLVAGLTPNTIFLDASAPRVQYNNMTILNTQANVKGDNAGLNYSVTVDRFTGGGMDFWYASATGTVANKEITSKISIADQEKRERFGTSFVFHQHPDKQEIHIRDGLVLNYKHWDVTQPNAIVFSPTGFYVQNFRISNGPESISLNSAAADYSAPLNVAINNFLMSNITEIVSKDTAIANGLINGTLTLRDWKTAPKLNGNVQVANLSVMGDTIGDVDAQLNSATINKVDARIAINGRGNDVIVTGFYYPQAVNGNNFDLNMKINTINVQTIEGLAQYQIKNSVGNVRGDLHITGTLSRPIVRGDLYTDSLSTTIALVGARYMMPNEHIIFTPTGIEFENFRLIDESGNAALVEGKVFTQDMSNLGLAMRLQANRFWLLNTTAKDNEYFYGKLLVSTNLKASGNIWAPDITGTVTVHDSTKMTVVVPEKEVTFQEREGIVEFVDMHDTGMHILPTPHDTVKRLAFRSGAYMNVNLAVEKNAEFTVIVDQGTGDFLRMRGEANLNTVLNPDRTVGVTGVYTINEGAYELNYSFIKRRFTIQPGSTVTFAGDPFEAQLDLKAIYTANVPPYELVEKQVTDPAQLVYYNTRLPFQIELNLRGQAMKPEIGFDIVLPDNRSYGLSGDVTGLVQAKLALLRNSPSDMNKQVFAVLLLNRFVSDNPFESGTGIDPGFVARQSVTRLISEQLNQFVGELIQGIDLTLDLQATEDYTTGARRSRTDLNVAASKRLLNDRLTITVGNNFELEGQNSNRNQNSAIIPGNIAADYELSRTGRYKVRLYRKTENDDIIRGYVSSTGASFILAADYNRLRNLFISRRKQLRRMEEREKARQEQVPPNPPVRSTARK; encoded by the coding sequence ATGAGAAAAGCTTTAAGGATCAGTGCTATTGTGGTAACCGGCTTACTGTTGCTTGTTACTATCATAATGCTATGGCTGACAACCAACTCCGGTAAGAATTTTCTGCGCTTGCGCATCATCTCGTACATGGAAAAAAGGTTGCACACCGATGTGCAGATAGGCAAGCTTGATTATAAATTACCAGAACGGGTAGAGTTATTCGACGTGTATTTTGGCGACCAGCGGAAGGATACTTTGCTGTCAGCCAGGCACATGCGTGTGAACATCGATATGGTGCGGCTATTGACCAACCAGGTACAGATAGAAGAGATACAAATAGACAACGCCGTTTCCCATCTTTACCGCAAAGTTCCCGATACCGCATTCAACTTCGATTATGTGGTCAAAGCTTTTGTGGCACCACCCAATCCGCAGGCACAAGATGCGCCAACTGATTCTACCGGCAGGATACAACTTGATATCAGGCGGTTGATACTCAACAAGGTATATGTAAGTTACGACGACTACACCGGCGGCGACAGGTTTGCTATAGGTATTGATACACTACAAACCACAGTAAATAAAGTTGACCCTTACAATCATGACTACCGCATTGATGCTTTGTATATCAACGGTATGAAATCCAGCTTTAATATGGATACCTCTTACCTGGTGAAGAAACCAAAGAAAGGTGGACTGCTCCCTAATGTTACCTTCCGCGAAATAAACCTGAAAAACATCATATTCAATTTCAAGAACAACAACGACCAGATCGCATTCGACCTGAACATTGGGTTGCTATTTACCCATCCGGAAATGGTAAACCTGAGAACACAGGACATAATGGTAAACGATCTGCGGCTTGATTCGTCCAACATCGTTTTGCAAATGGGACGAAAAGCAGCAGCACGGGCCGAGAAACTGGTAAAAACAAATCCCGTCCAGTCAAAAAAATGGCGCTTCATCGCAAAGACGGTGAAGATGAACGGAATCGACTACAAAATGGACAATGCCGCCATGCAGCCGCTTAGCTATGGCTTGGATTATGCGCACCTTAACCTGCACAATATAGTAGTAGATGCACAGGACCTCAGGTACACCACCGATACCATCAGCGCCAATGTTCGCCACCTGGCAGCCGCCGATAAAAGCGGCCTGGATGTAAAAGACCTGCGTACCGTATTCATGTACCATCCTGAAGGCATGTACTTCCGTAACCTGTACCTGCAAACCTCGCGCAGTATATTGCACGACTATGCAGCGGTATCCTTCCCATCTATCAAGGCTCTGAAGGAACGACCACAGTTGGCCAAAGTACAAGCTAACCTGGAGAACAGCACGCTGGGCGTACAGGACGTGCTGCTGTTTGCGCCGCAATTAAGAAAACTCCCGTTCTTCAATAAGTACCAGAATGAGATTGTAAAAATCACACTTGTTGGTGACGGCCAGGTGAGTGCACTCAACATCAAACGTTTCCAGCTGCAGGGATTCGATAATAGTTATGTAGACGTAAGTGGTATTGTAACCGGTGCACCGGATCCTCGGTCAATAAGATATTCATTCAACATCAGGCAGCTGCAGTCCAAAGAATCAGTGGCCGCGCCTTGGGTACCCAGGGCTACGTTGAAGACGATGGACCTGCCTTCTGCCTTTAGCGTGAATGGTAAAATAAGCGGCACGGTATCGAGTGCTAATATGGACCTTATTGCAACCACTACTGATGGCAATGTAACGGTAAAAGGCCCGGTGGCTTTTGGCAGACGGGGACGCGAAACATATGACCTGTACGTGAAGGCAGACAGGTTGAACATCGGCAAGATCATCATGCAGCCCAAAACTGTTGGCAAAGTAACCGGAACGTTCTATGCCAGGGGTCAGGGTTTTGACATCAATTATATGAATGCGGTAGTACGTGGAGATGTTGCTTCCGCTACAGTACTTGGTTATACTTATCGCAATGCCCACGTTAACGCTACCATCGATCGCAAAACTGCCGATATAGATATCAACTCAAAAGACCCGAATGCAAACCTGAGCTTTAAAGGCAGTATTGATTTTGGTAAAAAATACCCTGCTATATACGGCAAGCTGGTTTCCGTAAACCTCGACCTGCAAAAACTGGGTTTCACGCCAAACCCATTGCGTATAGCCGGGACCTTTGAGGCAGATATCAGTTCACTGAATCCTGATTATCCGGTTGGCAGTGTCTATGCTGACAAACCTGTTGTTTGGGTCAATGGCGAACGCTTCCAGCTCGACAGTGTTTATGTCAGTTCAACACCCAGCGACGATAGCGGCAACTATATAGTGATAAACACAGGAGATATACAGGCGATCATATCAGGGCATACACCGCTCACCCAGATCGGCAATATCGTCCAGAGCCATATTAATCGGCATTATGCTATTAGCGCAATAGATAGTGTCAGGGCCATACGTTCAGCGCCTGCACACTACGACCTTGCTGTAAATGCTTTCGTTAAAGACGGCGCTATGATACGCGCGCTTGTTCCGGGCTTGCAAAGCATGGATACAGCCCGCCTCGTCGCCGGCCTTACACCGAATACGATATTCCTTGACGCATCGGCGCCGCGTGTACAGTACAACAATATGACCATACTGAATACGCAGGCCAATGTAAAGGGTGATAATGCCGGACTTAACTATAGTGTTACAGTAGATAGGTTCACTGGCGGCGGTATGGATTTCTGGTATGCTTCTGCAACAGGCACAGTTGCCAACAAGGAAATCACGTCAAAGATCAGTATAGCCGACCAGGAAAAACGCGAGCGCTTTGGTACGAGCTTTGTTTTCCACCAGCATCCTGATAAGCAGGAGATTCATATACGCGATGGCCTGGTGTTGAATTACAAACACTGGGATGTAACGCAGCCTAATGCCATCGTATTCTCGCCAACAGGCTTTTATGTCCAGAACTTCCGCATCAGCAACGGACCAGAATCCATTTCACTCAACAGCGCAGCCGCCGACTATTCCGCACCGCTGAATGTTGCTATCAACAACTTCCTGATGTCTAACATCACGGAGATAGTGAGCAAGGACACGGCGATAGCTAACGGCCTGATCAATGGCACGCTTACCCTACGCGACTGGAAGACTGCACCTAAGTTAAACGGCAATGTGCAGGTTGCTAATCTGTCGGTGATGGGTGACACCATAGGCGATGTGGATGCACAACTAAATAGCGCAACTATTAACAAAGTAGACGCGCGCATAGCCATCAATGGCCGCGGCAATGATGTGATCGTTACTGGCTTTTATTACCCGCAGGCCGTTAACGGCAACAACTTCGATCTGAATATGAAGATCAACACCATCAACGTACAGACGATCGAAGGACTGGCGCAATACCAGATTAAGAATAGCGTTGGTAATGTGCGCGGTGATCTGCACATAACCGGTACCCTCAGCAGACCTATTGTTCGTGGCGACCTTTATACCGACAGCCTGTCAACAACAATAGCCCTTGTAGGTGCACGGTACATGATGCCTAACGAGCATATCATATTTACACCGACCGGTATCGAGTTTGAAAATTTCAGGTTGATAGATGAAAGCGGCAATGCAGCCCTCGTAGAGGGTAAAGTATTTACACAAGACATGAGCAATCTTGGACTGGCTATGCGCCTGCAGGCAAATCGTTTCTGGCTGCTGAATACCACGGCAAAGGATAATGAGTACTTCTACGGCAAACTGCTGGTGAGCACCAACCTGAAGGCCAGCGGTAATATATGGGCGCCAGACATTACAGGAACCGTTACCGTACACGACAGTACTAAGATGACCGTAGTTGTACCTGAAAAAGAAGTAACCTTCCAGGAACGAGAAGGTATAGTTGAGTTCGTAGACATGCACGATACAGGCATGCACATCCTTCCTACTCCGCACGACACTGTAAAACGATTGGCGTTCAGGTCTGGTGCTTACATGAACGTAAACCTCGCAGTTGAAAAGAACGCAGAATTTACTGTGATAGTAGACCAGGGTACCGGTGACTTCCTGCGCATGCGCGGCGAAGCGAATTTGAATACTGTATTGAATCCTGACAGAACTGTGGGTGTTACCGGTGTCTACACCATCAACGAAGGAGCTTATGAACTGAACTATAGTTTTATTAAGCGCAGGTTTACTATACAACCGGGCAGCACCGTAACTTTTGCGGGAGATCCGTTTGAAGCACAACTAGACCTGAAGGCAATATATACAGCTAACGTACCACCATACGAGCTGGTAGAAAAACAGGTAACTGACCCCGCACAACTGGTGTATTATAACACAAGGCTGCCTTTCCAGATAGAGTTGAACCTACGTGGACAGGCTATGAAACCGGAGATCGGGTTTGACATAGTACTGCCTGATAACCGTAGCTATGGTCTGTCGGGAGACGTTACAGGATTGGTACAAGCTAAACTGGCTTTGCTGAGAAACAGTCCATCGGATATGAACAAGCAGGTGTTTGCCGTACTGCTGCTGAACCGTTTTGTATCTGACAACCCGTTTGAATCGGGCACCGGTATCGATCCGGGATTTGTGGCACGCCAGAGCGTGACACGTCTTATCAGCGAGCAGCTGAACCAGTTTGTTGGCGAGCTGATACAAGGCATAGACCTGACGCTGGATCTGCAGGCTACGGAAGACTACACCACAGGCGCACGCCGTAGCCGTACCGATCTCAACGTGGCAGCATCTAAACGCCTGCTGAATGACAGGCTTACAATAACCGTTGGCAACAACTTTGAGCTGGAAGGACAAAATAGCAACCGCAACCAGAACAGCGCTATCATACCCGGTAATATAGCAGCCGACTATGAACTATCGCGCACGGGCAGGTATAAGGTAAGGCTATATCGCAAAACTGAGAACGATGATATCATACGCGGTTATGTGAGTTCGACAGGTGCCAGCTTCATACTCGCCGCCGATTATAACCGTTTACGCAACCTGTTCATCAGCCGTCGCAAGCAATTGAGGAGAATGGAGGAAAGGGAAAAGGCAAGGCAGGAACAAGTACCTCCAAATCCACCAGTAAGATCTACCGCACGCAAGTAA